Proteins encoded in a region of the Diadema setosum chromosome 7, eeDiaSeto1, whole genome shotgun sequence genome:
- the LOC140231175 gene encoding superkiller complex protein 3-like, with product MAASDSKEMKAALKQAKEAVKGKKYEQALEHLKVVLSHDPSHYNALILVGKSSTEVGLSTEAEQAFRKATEVDQGQLLAWQGLSQLYEKYSTDANQRQLLGVYQRLMTLFQDDTKVLQVAEKLATLHEKLDQPVEACDMLHTVIQRSGEDPNNTKRWTKIARLLSRLDSLNQSSESLLKLSFETLLAVSDSDADTKCQHYQQYIQFLLKLENGDVDELKAACTAMHEMFPSEVYPLEKLAELTMIQTYEMAESDDWSVYDKLHELDSKNGLALIGQAQAKLARHIFKTAKGTVQDFKTAREAKQYFETATKLLENEKRHKTFPFYWLFLAQWQLVCHVGENAEISAKTGIKQLRSYKHPALGSAPKLEETFSILRARAWLVTGTGDLAVRAVELLNKLKPEARDKTLLHRLLVVAHLTSGDLTSAKKSFDEIPSESRDSYPVLALGAWLMFHEADLKGAKDRLESVLEKEKMADYHYWLGRVYWSMGARNKECLYSFIKATKLDVFHSNAFLYMGHYFKEVDGENKKAKRCYETAFELNPANEGAAIVLGDMCDTLDDKEGAVSLYQKVTSLVSGARGSWAWLRLGLAQLRAGDATDAAQSFQEVLRKDPNNKHCLECLAEAYLSGGSFESAHKAFSRVLEMDPNSTYSLFKIGWIKQTRGLYSEAITVYQAVQELSPDYVPALTGQGETHLLLARAGLREFFHARAVSHIQQAVSVLTRAILLRPDLSSVWKLLGDACTLVAPLHDNLISISVDGALQGVQEGRSVTVGKGKLLALGGRCYGKAIRHQEDWSSLWHDLAVSYLHQYQWKGERKLANKALQCIKKAISLDTTNYIHWTCLGVVAAQPAIDDPGLAQHAFIKSIQLEPKNAMAWTNLGTLYLSHGNLELANKAFGVAQSRDPDYVHSWIGQGMIAETMGREEAMDLYRHTTELTTHVEGGLGYADLVCGTILDPALDKRSELYRFNITQMRAVPAATAAIGKVADRVQTSAEAHTLHGILLEREGLHRAAESAFKRALELAVSGGDVKAINTALANHGRVLSSLGRVEEAKEEIRRITPLTDTRDILAMALALYRNQEWPQACLAYEQASELTTDEGKRSQILTAQAMVSVQCGDIDTAKTLLFKNSQLSRPCIHGLVALCALGLRTGDLVLTKAALAELVKQPDQHKWIQESVVLTAASKIMQGNGDEALRCFIKGLKNCPSDTPFRALTAEVAILLDPSSTTLASACCRVAQRLGSTQMSILQVDSSTELSSGNHGDPSTCRLSPSLIAAQKAVHAMPGDVNNWALLGAACSAQTTWQALHQKDATLLDVNLQISKFLLQMNKADSKLAPWVSMHTVFSMLQSKQWDEAATLSKRVIDWCDYGEEANANLRLLHCLSGWMKARKSSGLGQIRDVVAQSRSLWAWQTLGKIYSDRGMALAAEACYRNCLQLAGERRQTALHHQRAHIALMGLRQGETDVDMWTTLGQETMDKLDHQPISHLFKALMFQLLGKHEKVMRKELDRGMKSVQTPGRGGYTESILRYHLVEVLMKKDKDAAQALVNDAIKENDPLSMRLQELIR from the exons ATGGCTGCCAGTGATAGCAAGGAAATGAAAGCGGCACTGAAGCAAGCCAAGGAGGCTGTGAAGGGAAAGAAATATGAGCAGGCATTGGAACACTTAAAG GTGGTACTGAGCCATGATCCCAGTCATTACAATGCCTTGATCCTTGTTGGCAAGTCAAGCACTGAAGTGGGACTAAGCACGGAGGCAGAGCAAGCATTCAGGAAAGCAACGGAGGTTGACCAGGGTCAACTTTTGGCTTGGCAG GGGTTGTCACAGCTCTACGAAAAATACAGCACCGATGCGAATCAGAGGCAGCTGCTAGGTGTCTATCAGCGACTCATGACATTATTCCAGGATGATACAAAAGTCCTACAGGTGGCTGAGAAGCTAGCTACCTTGCACGAAAAGCTTGACCAGCCAGTAGAG GCCTGTGATATGCTTCACACAGTCATCCAGAGGTCAGGGGAAGATCCAAACAACACCAAACGATGGACAAAGATTGCCCGTCTCTTGTCCAGACTTGACTCCCTCAACCAAAGTAGTGAAAGCTTG CTGAAGCTGTCATTTGAGACTTTGCTGGCTGTCAGTGACAGTGATGCAGATACCAAATGTCAGCATTACCAGCAGTACATCCAGTTTCTCCTCAAG CTTGAAAATGGCGATGTCGACGAGTTGAAGGCGGCCTGCACTGCCATGCATGAAATGTTTCCATCGGAAGTGTATCCGCTTGAGAAGCTGGCAGAGCTGACCATGATCCAGACCTATG AAATGGCAGAGTCTGATGACTGGTCAGTGTATGACAAACTCCATGAGCTCGACAGCAAGAACGGACTGGCGCTGATCGGTCAAGCTCAGGCCAAACTGGCCAGACACATTTTCAAGACCGCGAAGGGAACTGTGCAGGATTTCAAGACTGCCCGCGAAGCCAAACAGTATTTCGAAACAGCAACGAAACTGCTGGAGAATG AGAAAAGACACAAGACGTTCCCTTTCTACTGGCTCTTCCTTGCCCAGTGGCAACTGGTCTGCCATGTGGGAGAGAATGCAGAAATCTCGGCCAAAACTG GTATCAAGCAACTGAGGAGTTACAAGCATCCTGCACTGGGCTCAGCTCCTAAGTTGGAGGAGACATTCAGCATACTCAGAGCACGGGCGTGGCTGGTGACCGGCACCGGCGACCTGGCCGTTAGGGCAGTGGAACTCCTCAACAAG CTGAAGCCTGAAGCCAGGGACAAGACACTACTCCACCGTCTGCTGGTCGTTGCCCACTTAACCTCGGGTGATCTCACAAGTGCCAAAAAG AGTTTTGATGAGATTCCGTCAGAGAGCAGAGATTCTTATCCCGTCCTTGCCCTTGGGGCCTGGCTGATGTTCCACGAGGCTGACCTGAAGGGTGCAAAGGACAG GTTGGAGTCTGTTCTTGAGAAGGAAAAAATGGCAGACTATCATTACTGGCTGGGCCGTGTCTACTGGTCCATGGGAGCGAGGAACAAAGAATGTCTGTACTCATTCATCAAG GCAACCAAGCTGGATGTCTTCCACTCCAATGCATTCTTGTACATGGGCCATTACTTCAAGGAAGTGGATGGTGAGAACAA GAAAGCCAAGCGTTGCTATGAAACAGCATTTGAGTTGAATCCAGCCAATGAGGGTGCAGCAATTGTCCTGGGTGACATGTGCGATACACTGGATGACAAG GAGGGGGCTGTAAGCCTATACCAGAAGGTGACCAGTCTAGTTTCTGGGGCCAGGGGTTCATGGGCGTGGCTAAGGTTGGGACTCGCTCAGCTTCGGGCGGGGGATGCTACCGATGCTGCACAAAG TTTCCAGGAGGTTCTTCGGAAAGATCCCAACAACAA gCACTGTCTGGAATGCCTGGCTGAGGCATACCTCAGTGGTGGGAGTTTTGAGTCTGCTCACAAGGCCTTCTCAAGAGTTCTGGAG ATGGATCCAAATTCAACGTACTCCCTGTTCAA GATTGGCTGGATCAAGCAGACTAGGGGCTTGTACTCAGAGGCAATTACTGTCTACCAGGCTGTCCAGGAACTCTCACCGGACTATGTCCCAGCATTGACTG GTCAGGGTGAGACCCACCTCCTGTTGGCAAGGGCAGGCCTCAGGGAGTTCTTCCATGCCAGGGCTGTATCCCACATTCAGCAGGCTGTCAGCGTCCTCACCCG TGCAATCCTCCTGCGACCAGATCTGAGTAGCGTGTGGAAACTTCTCGGCGATGCCTGCACCCTGGTAGCTCCCTTACATGACAACCTCATCAG CATATCAGTTGATGGAGCCCTTCAAGGAGTGCAGGAAGGAAGGAGTGTGACGGTGGGAAAGGGGAAACTTCTGGCCTTGGGTGGAAG ATGTTACGGCAAGGCCATAAGGCACCAGGAGGACTGGTCCAGCCTGTGGCATGACCTGGCAGTCAGCTACCTCCACCAGTATCAGTGGAAGGGAGAGAGGAAGCTGGCGAACAAAGCCCTTCAG TGCATCAAGAAGGCCATTTCTCTGGACACAACAAACTACATCCACTGGACATGTCTGGGGGTCGTAGCTGCCCAACCCG CCATTGATGATCCTGGACTGGCTCAGCATGCATTCATAAAGTCCATCCAGTTAGAGCCAAAG AATGCGATGGCTTGGACCAACTTGGGCACCCTCTATCTATCCCACGGCAATCTGGAGCTCGCCAACAAAGCCTTCGGTGTGGCCCAGTCTCGCGATCCAGATTATGTGCATAGCTGGATTGGTCAG GGAATGATTGCTGAAACCATGGGCAGAGAGGAAGCGATGGATCTATACAGGCACACCACAGAGTTGACAACACAT GTAGAAGGGGGCCTAGGCTATGCCGACCTGGTCTGTGGCACCATCCTGGACCCAGCCCTCGACAAGAGATCCGAGCTCTACCGCTTCAACATCACCCAGATGAGGGCTGTTCCCGCAGCAACAGCTGCCATCGGCAAGGTGGCTG ACCGGGTGCAGACGAGTGCAGAGGCCCACACACTTCATGGGATCCTGCTGGAGAGAGAGGGACTGCACAGGGCTGCAGAGAGTGCCTTCAAGAG agctcTAGAGCTGGCGGTAAGTGGAGGAGATGTTAAAGCCATCAACACAGCTTTAGCCAATCATGGAAGAGTCTTAAG TTCTCTGGGAAGAGTGGAGGAAGCTAAAGAGGAAATTAGACGCATCACCCCTCTCACCGACACTCGTGACATCCTCGCCATGGCCCTGGCTCTCTATAGAAACCAAGAGTGGCCGCAGGCCTGTTTGG CTTACGAGCAGGCATCAGAGCTGACCACTGATGAGGGCAAACGGTCACAGATCTTGACCGCCCAGGCCATGGTGTCTGTACAGTGTGGGGACATCGATACTGCCAAGACACTCCTCTTCAAGAA CTCCCAGCTGTCGAGACCCTGTATCCATGGCCTTGTCGCTCTCTGCGCCCTTGGACTCCGCACCGGGGACCTGGTCCTAACTAAGGCGGCCCTGGCAGAGCTGGTGAAGCAGCCGGACCAGCACAAGTGGATCCAGGAATCTGTGGTCCTGACTGCCGCATCAAAAATCATGCAG GGAAATGGCGATGAAGCACTCAGATGTTTTATCAAGGGACTGAAGAA CTGTCCCAGTGACACTCCTTTCCGAGCTCTCACAGCTGAGGTGGCTATCCTTCTAGACCCGTCTTCCACCACG CTTGCCTCGGCATGCTGTCGTGTTGCACAAAGGCTTGGCTCCACACAAATG AGCATTCTACAAGTTGATTCATCGACAGAGCTTAGCTCTGGTAACCACGGCGACCCTTCTACATGTCGATTGTCTCCTAGCTTGATAGCAGCTCAGAAGGCAGTCCATGCCATGCCCG GTGATGTGAACAACTGGGCCCTGCTGGGGGCAGCCTGCTCTGCCCAGACCACTTGGCAGGCCCTCCACCAGAAGGATGCAACTCTGTTGGATGTCAACCTTCAGATTTCCAAGTTTCTCCTCCAGATGA ACAAGGCAGACTCCAAACTCGCCCCGTGGGTGTCCATGCATACCGTGTTCTCTATGCTACAGAGCAAGCAGTGGGACGAAGCTGCCACTCTCTCCAAACGG GTGATTGATTGGTGTGACTACGGAGAGGAGGCAAATGCCAACCTCCGTTTGCTCCACTGTCTAAGCGGCTGGATGAAGGCTAGGAAGTCATCGGGACTCGGTCAAATCAGAGACGTCGTGGCACAGTCTCGGTCGCTGTGGGCGTGGCAG ACCCTGGGCAAGATCTACTCTGACCGTGGGATGGCGCTGGCTGCAGAGGCCTGCTACCGGAACTGCCTGCAGCTAGCCGGGGAGAGGAGGCAGACCGCTCTGCACCATCAGCGAGCTCACATTGCCCTCATGGGCCTCAGG CAGGGGGAAACTGATGTGGACATGTGGACCACCTTAGGCCAGGAAACTATGGACAAGCTTGATCATCAGCCCATCAGTCACCTTTTCAAGGCTCTTATGTTCCAGCTCCTTGGCAAGCACGAAAA AGTGATGCGGAAAGAACTTGACCGTGGAATGAAAAGCGTTCAAACACCTGGCAGAGGAGGCTACACAGAGTCCATATTGCGCTACCACCTGGTAGAAGTCCTCATGAAAAAGGACAAGGATGCAGCACAG GCTCTGGTTAATGATGCCATCAAGGAAAATGACCCTCTCTCTATGAGGTTGCAGGAGTTAATACGGTGA